The nucleotide window CCGGCTTGCCAAGATCATCGACAGGCAAGAGAGCGAACTGCTTGAGAGCATGGCCCGCGAAGCAACGGCGCGCCTTGGTCTACCCTCCTACGACCGCTTGTTTGGGGTCGACGCTCACCTGGACGAACTGCAGAGCCTGGTTCGTCGTTCAGCTCAACCCTGGCTCATTCTGCTGGAGGGAATCGGCGGCATTGGCAAGACGAGCCTGGCCGATGCCCTGGCACGCCGGGTGTTGGCAGAGGGTGATTTTGACGGCATCGTCTGGACGACCGCCCGCAAGCAGGTCTTTCGGCTGAGCGGCCATATTGAAACAGTGGTCGATCCTGTGCTGTCGGCCGAGGCGCTGGTGGAGCGGCTGGCCGAGCAGGTCATCGGCGACATGGCCTTGTTGCCCGTTCCCTTCGACATCGATCGAGTGCTGCCGATCCTGCAACAACACCTGGATGAGCGCCCGCACCTGCTGGTGATCGACAACCTGGAGACGGTGGTCGATCTGGAGACCTTGTTGCCCTCCCTGGCATCTCTGGCCAATCCCTCCAAGGTGTTGCTGACCTCGCGAACCGGCTTGCAGGATATGCCCAATATCTTCCGTCTGAACGTACCTCCCCTCAGCCAGGACGATGCGCGCGCTCTCCTCCGCTACGAGGCTCAACTGCGCAATGCCGTCCACCTGGCAGCGGCCAGTGACGGCGACCTGAACGCCATTTATGCCAGCACTGGCGGCAACCCCCTGGTGCTGCGCCTGGTGGTGGGACAGACCCTGGTCCACGATCTGCCTACCATTCTTCAGTCTCTGGGTGAGGCCCGTGGCCAGACGGTGGACCAGCTTTACACCTACATCTACTGGCAGGCGTGGAACAACCTGGACGAAAATGCCCAACGGGCCTTATTGGTCATGCCCCTGGTGCCGCCCAAGGGACAGGATCTCGATTTTCTGGTGCGCATCAGTGGCCTCGATCGGGCGCAAATGGTGGATGCCCTGGAAAGCCTGGTCAACCTGAATCTGGTGGATCGCCGCGGTGACTTGCACCAGAGCCGTTACACGATCCATCCCCTGACCCATGGCTTTTTGCAGGAGCAAGTGGCGAAATGGCAGTAGGCCCCGACCTCGACGCGCCTGCCTTATTTCAGACTTACATACAGCGCACGGTTCAGGCTGCCCTGGAGCAACTGGAGGGATCGGGCACGGCGTTGCCATTTGACGACGATCGCGATCTGGCGTTGCACACGTTGACCTTTGCTCTGGAACTGCCCACTGCCTGGGATGACACCAGTCGTCTGCTGATGACGCTGGCGCCCAAGATGGAACAGGCCGGCTTTCGCTCCGAGTGGATGGCGCTGCTGGACGAGGGTATCCAGACCAGCCAGAGGCGGGGAGACCGGCGCACCGAGGGGGAACTTCGCCTGCAGAAGGGCGTGCTTTGCCAGTTTCTGACCGACTACGATGGTGCGGCTGAACAATTCGGCCTGAGCGAGCGCTGTTTCCGTGTTTCAGGGGATGCGCGTGCACGCGCCCGGGTCTGGAACCGGCAGGCGTCGCTGGCCAGGCGGCAGGGGAAGCAGGAGGAAGCCGGGCGTCTGGTGGCAGCAGCATTGGAGGTTCTGCAGGATGCCGATGCGGAGCTGGGTTACAGCTATCTGGTGCTGGGCTTGATCGCCCTGGATGAGCGGCGATGGCCCGAGGCTGTAGAGAATTTCGAGGTGGCGTTGCGGCTCTTTGAACGGGCCGATGCCCAACGCTACCAGGCCTGGTGTCATAGCAATCTGGGATTGGTGCGGTGGTACCAGGGCGAGCTTGAGTTGGCGGAGAATCACCTATTGCGGGCGATCGGGCTCTTCGAGAGGATTGGCGACCCTATTCACCGGGGATCGGCCCTGATCAATCTGGGCAATGTTTACATCGATCGGGGCCAGCCCGCCAGTGCCCTGGCGTGTTATGGGGAGGCCGAGCCCATCTTTCGGCAGGCTCAGGACACGTTGAACCAGGCGATGATCTACAACAACATGGGCAAGGCCTATCGCGAGATGGGGAGATTTGGCGAGGCGCTGCCTGTCTGCCAGCGCAGTGTGGCGTTGTTCGGGCAGTTGCCCGGCCTGTTCAACCATCTGAACGCCATGGAGGGACTGGGGGAGACCTATCTGGCTCTGGAGTGCTTTGGGGATGCGCAGGGCGTCTTCGAAGCGATTCTCCGACAGCTGCCCGGCATGGACAACGTCGAGCGCCGGGCG belongs to Chloroflexota bacterium and includes:
- a CDS encoding NB-ARC domain-containing protein, which codes for MVSYFALSPPVFPDSIALGEPDLVGMAETRITAMQDQSLDSLREQVKKTLSQWGKGSSEHALKHLQLVRKRSRESGVSQTQAANQVLFEALERLEMEAPQGARILQLHYLEGMSMQQVANRSNRAQASCFNIQRRAIDRLAKIIDRQESELLESMAREATARLGLPSYDRLFGVDAHLDELQSLVRRSAQPWLILLEGIGGIGKTSLADALARRVLAEGDFDGIVWTTARKQVFRLSGHIETVVDPVLSAEALVERLAEQVIGDMALLPVPFDIDRVLPILQQHLDERPHLLVIDNLETVVDLETLLPSLASLANPSKVLLTSRTGLQDMPNIFRLNVPPLSQDDARALLRYEAQLRNAVHLAAASDGDLNAIYASTGGNPLVLRLVVGQTLVHDLPTILQSLGEARGQTVDQLYTYIYWQAWNNLDENAQRALLVMPLVPPKGQDLDFLVRISGLDRAQMVDALESLVNLNLVDRRGDLHQSRYTIHPLTHGFLQEQVAKWQ
- a CDS encoding tetratricopeptide repeat protein, translating into MAVGPDLDAPALFQTYIQRTVQAALEQLEGSGTALPFDDDRDLALHTLTFALELPTAWDDTSRLLMTLAPKMEQAGFRSEWMALLDEGIQTSQRRGDRRTEGELRLQKGVLCQFLTDYDGAAEQFGLSERCFRVSGDARARARVWNRQASLARRQGKQEEAGRLVAAALEVLQDADAELGYSYLVLGLIALDERRWPEAVENFEVALRLFERADAQRYQAWCHSNLGLVRWYQGELELAENHLLRAIGLFERIGDPIHRGSALINLGNVYIDRGQPASALACYGEAEPIFRQAQDTLNQAMIYNNMGKAYREMGRFGEALPVCQRSVALFGQLPGLFNHLNAMEGLGETYLALECFGDAQGVFEAILRQLPGMDNVERRAKMEARMNVYLEGIGRAREARR